From the genome of Perca flavescens isolate YP-PL-M2 chromosome 12, PFLA_1.0, whole genome shotgun sequence, one region includes:
- the stk11 gene encoding serine/threonine-protein kinase STK11: protein MSTGDLHHLDYLNENELMEMDTFIHRIDSTEVIYQPRRKRAKLIGKYLMGDLLGEGSYGKVKEMLDSETLCRRAVKILKKKKLRRIPNGEANVKKEIQLLRRLQHKNVIQLVDVLYNEEKQKMYMVMEYCVCGMQEMLDSVPEKRFPVFQAHGYFCQLLDGLEYLHSQGIVHKDIKPGNLLLTTDGALKISDLGVAEALHPFAEDDTCRTSQGSPAFQPPEIANGLDTFSGFKVDIWSAGVTLYNITTSLYPFEGDNIYKLFENIGKGDYTVPEECGPLLSDLLQGMLEYDPAKRFSIQNIRQHNWVRKKHPPSEPPVPIPANAESRDPWRSMTVVPYLEDLHGYAEDDDDELYDGEDEIIYTQDFTVPGQVAEEAWGQEHADYSPAVAKPVCVNGTEGGSLNSKAKAERRSSSSSNPSRKGVSTASKIRKLSTCKQQ from the exons ATGAGTACCGGCGACCTGCATCATCTTGACtatctaaatgaaaatgaactgaTGGAGATGGATACTTTCATTCACCGCATTGACTCTACAGAGGTGATCTACCAGCCACGAAGGAAGAGGGCAAAGCTGATCGGAAAGTACTTGATGGGGGATCTGCTAGGGGAGGGATCTTATGGCAAAGTGAAAGAGATGCTGGACTCAGAGACACTTTGTCGCAGGGCTGTCAAAAtactgaagaagaaaaaactgaggaggaTTCCCAATGGAGAAGCCAATGTGAAAAA GGAGATTCAGCTGCTAAGAAGACTCCAACACAAGAATGTGATTCAGTTGGTGGATGTGCTCTACaatgaagagaagcagaaaat GTATATGGTGATGGAGTATTGCGTTTGTGGGATGCAAGAAATGCTGGACAGCGTCCCAGAGAAAAGGTTTCCAGTATTTCAAGCTCACGG gtacTTTTGCCAGCTCTTAGATGGCCTTGAATATTTGCACAGCCAGGGAATAGTTCACAAAGACATTAAACCAGGGAATCTGCTGCTGACCACAGACGGGGCACTTAAAATCTCGGACCTGGGAGTAGCAGAG GCCCTTCACCCATTTGCAGAGGATGACACATGTCGCACCAGTCAAGGCTCTCCGGCCTTCCAGCCTCCAGAGATTGCCAATGGACTGGACACCTTTTCAGGGTTTAAAGTGGACATTTGGTCTGCTGGAGTAACACT ATACAACATTACAACAAGTCTGTATCCGTTTGAGGGGGACAACATCTATAAGCTATTtgagaacattgggaaaggagACTATACGGTTCCCGAGGAGTGTGGACCCCTCCTGTCGGACCTGCTGCAAG GAATGCTTGAGTACGACCCTGCAAAGAGGTTTTCCATACAAAATATAAGGCAACACAA CTGGGTGCGTAAGAAACACCCCCCGTCTGAGCCCCCTGTGCCCATCCCTGCCAACGCAGAAAGCAGGGATCCTTGGCGGAGTATGACCGTGGTGCCCTACCTGGAGGATCTGCACGGCTACGCAGAGGACGACGATGACGAGCTCTACGATGGAGAGGATGAGATCATATATACTCAGGACTTCACAGTGCCGG GACAAGTGGCCGAAGAAGCTTGGGGTCAGGAGCACGCGGACTACAGTCCAGCTGTAGCCAAGCCAGTTTGTGTGAACGGGACGGAGGGTGGGTCTCTGAACAGCAAGGCCAAAGCCGAACGCCgatcctcctcttcatccaaCCCCTCACGTAAAGGAGTCTCCACAGCCAGCAAGATCCGCAAGCTCTCCACCTGCAAACAGCAATGa
- the sugp1 gene encoding SURP and G-patch domain-containing protein 1 has product MEPSDAGRGRWKSKPIQPQKNKMNMNILCQEKLIAQKKKEIEARMAEQAKLNMQTPSKPLPPSYPSLQGGTSNKFVNDGSFLQQFMRLQKEKSNNVSGSTSETKTPTTSTSSPGGNTLQKKSILVGKRPGLGVSSMLSQFKNYSHSKKNPVLSQRPSVFCSPDDEDEEEESDYSGFLEMKVSPPEDSDTRLIIDKMASFVAEGGAELERKAKEDYKDNPVFSFLYDKSSMEYLYFKNRVAVLRKNLLRPQNTKDNVSPPVDAETQQVVENLARFVAEGGPEVEAMAAVRNRDNPAFSFLYEHQSPVHRFYQEKIEEYRAAASQSFSPPAAELRTDLPRPAAPPLSGTPPPLNPTSLPHIQEAETPPVKRKRKSRWGSEDDKVELPIPPIIVPQEINVPDPNTPCLSAQELRGLGYKKGKPLGLVGVTELSEDQKRQLKEQQEMQEMYEMIMKHKRAMAEMQVMWEKAIRDHQHEYDSDEEVDQQAGTWEHRLRQMEMEKTREWAESLTEMGKGKHFIGDFLPPEELDKFMETFKALKEGRDPDYSEYKEFKLTVENLGFRMLMKMGWKEGEGLGSDGQGIKAPVNKGTTAMNGAGFGVDRPAELSKNDDEYDAYRKRMMLAYRFRPNPLNNPRRPYY; this is encoded by the exons ATGGAACCTAGCGATGCag gGCGAGGAAGATGGAAGTCCAAGCCTATCcagccacagaaaaacaagATGAACATGAATATTCTATGTCAAGAGAAGCTGATAGctcagaagaagaaggagattGAGGCCAGAATGGCAGAGCAAGCAAAACTGAATATGCAAACCCCGAGCAAACCCCTGCCTCCAAG TTATCCCAGTCTTCAAGGAGGTACCTCAAACAAGTTTGTAAATGATGGAAGCTTCTTACAGCAGTTCATGAGGTTGCAGAAGGAGAAATCCAACAATGTGTCTG GTTCCACCAGTGAAACCAAAACTCCCACAACCTCTACTTCATCACCAGGAGGAAACACACTGCAGAAAAAGAGCATTCTTGTTGGCAAGCGGCCTGGCCTTGGAGTCAGTAGCATGCTTAGTCAGTTCAAGAATTACTCCCACTCCAAGAAGAATCCTGTTCTCAGCCAGAGGCCAAGTGTGTTTTGTTCTCCAGATGATGAAGACGAGGAAGAAGAATCTGATTACTCCGGATTCTTAGAGATGAAAG TTTCTCCCCCAGAGGACTCGGACACCAGACTCATTATCGACAAGATGGCCTCTTTTGTGGCGGAGGGAGGAGCTGAACTGGAGAGAAAGGCCAAGGAAGACTACAAGGACAATCCTGTTTTCTC ATTTTTATACGATAAGAGCAGCATGGAGTATCTCTACTTCAAAAACAGAGTTGCTGTTTTGAGAAAGaatttgctaagacctcagaaTACGAAAGATAATG TCTCCCCCCCAGTGGACGCGGAAACCCAGCAGGTTGTTGAGAACCTGGCCAGGTTTGTGGCGGAGGGTGGCCCCGAGGTGGAAGCCATGGCTGCTGTGCGTAACCGAGACAACCCTGCCTTCAG TTTTTTATATGAACACCAAAGTCCAGTCCACCGCTTCTACCAAGAGAAAATAGAGGAGTATCGTGCGGCAGCCTCCCAGAGCTTTTCACCTCCAGCAGCAGAGTTGAGAACAGACCTTCCACGACCAGCTGCTCCGCCATTATCAGGAACCCCTCCACCGCTGAACCCCACTTCTCTACCCCACATTCAGGAGGCAGAAACTCCACCCGTCAAACGCAAGAGAAAGAGCAGATGGGGGTCGGAGGATGACAAAGTCGAGTTGCCCATTCCTCCCATCATTGTTCCTCAGGAGATTAATGTTCCAGACCCTAACACACCATGTCTCTCTG CCCAGGAGCTGAGAGGTCTTGGTTATAAGAAAGGGAAGCCTCTTGGTCTGGTAGGAGTGACAGAACTGTCTGAGGACCAGAAGAGACAACTCAAAGAACAACAAGAG ATGCAAGAGATGTATGAAATGATCATGAAGCACAAGCGTGCAATGGCAGAGATGCAGGTGATGTGGGAGAAGGCCATTAGAGACCACCAACATGAATATGACAGTGATGAAGAAGTCGACCAGCAGGCAGGAACCTGGGAGCATCGTCTCCGACAGATGGAAATGGAGAAGACCCGTG AGTGGGCAGAATCTCTGACAGAAATGGGTAAAGGGAAACATTTTATTGGTGACTTCCTGCCCCCTGAGGAGCTGGATAAGTTCATGGAAACCTTCAAGGCACTCAAG GAGGGCCGGGACCCAGACTACTCGGAATACAAAGAGTTTAAGTTGACGGTGGAAAATCTTGGTTTCCGAATGCTTATGAAGATGGGCTGGAAGGAAGGTGAAGGCCTGGGCAGTGACGGACAGGGCATCAAGGCTCCTGTCAACAA GGGAACTACCGCCATGAACGGAGCAGGGTTTGGAGTTGACCGTCCAGCTGAGCTCTCAAAAAATGATGATGAGTACGATGCTTATAGAAAGAGGATGATGCTTGCTTACCGCTTCAGGCCAAACCCACTG AATAATCCACGGAGACCATATTACTGA
- the rnf126 gene encoding E3 ubiquitin-protein ligase RNF126 isoform X1 — translation MAEAPPRPYRFFCHRCSAEISPRLPDYTCPRCESGFIEELPEERSSTENGSASTSSSSDQNRPAFESMDHQHLFTFPSGYGPFALGIFDENFDLRTQLPTEDNRETENRREREMASRQRYSARQPRGRHVPRRQGTRHEGVPTLEGIIQQLVNGIIAPTAMPNMGMGPWGMLHSNPMDYAWGANGLDAIITQLLNQFENTGPPPADRERIKSLPTITITEEHMGAGLECPVCKEDYSVQENVRQLPCNHLFHNDCIVPWLEQHDTCPVCRKSLSGQNTATDPPGLSGMNFSPSSSSSSSPSSPSNENAARNS, via the exons ATGGCTGAAGCTCCGCCACGGCCCTACCGGTTTTTTTGTCACCGGTGTTCAGCAGAGATTAGTCCGCGTTTACCG GACTACACCTGTCCACGCTGTGAATCTGGTTTCATTGAGGAACTGCCTGAGGAAAGAAG TAGTACTGAAAATGGGTCCGCATCCACGTCCTCCTCCAGTGATCAGAACCGCCCAGCCTTTGAG AGCATGGATCACCAACACTTGTTCACATTTCCCTCGGGGTACGGTCCGTTCGCCCTTGGGATTTTTGATGAGAACTTTGACCTTCGAACGCAGCTACCCACAGAGGACAACCGAGAGACCGAAAacaggagagaaagggaaatgGCATCAAGGCAAAGATACAGCGCGCGGCAACCGCGCGGTCGACATGTTCCTCGACGACAGGGTACGCGCCATGAAGGAGTGCCCACATTAGAAGG AATTATCCAGCAGCTAGTAAATGGAATCATAGCACCTACAGCCATGCCAAATATGGGGATGGGACCATG GGGTATGCTACATTCCAATCCAATGGACTACGCCTGGGGTGCCAATGGTCTTGATGCTATCATTACACAg TTACTGAACCAGTTTGAAAACACAGGTCCCCCTCCGGCGGACAGAGAAAGGATAAAGAGTTTACCCACCATTACCATTACAGAGGAACATATGG gTGCTGGTTTAGAGTGTCCTGTGTGCAAAGAAGACTACAGCGTTCAGGAGAATGTTAGACAACTGCCATGCAATCATTTGTTTCACAATGACTGTATAGTACCATGGCTGGAACAG CACGATACGTGTCCTGTGTGCAGGAAGAGTCTTAGCGGTCAGAACACCGCCACGGACCCACCAGGGTTATCGGGGATGAACTTCTCTCCCTCgtcctcatcctcttcctcccccaGCTCACCTAGCAATGAGAATGCTGCCAGAAACTCCTAG
- the rnf126 gene encoding E3 ubiquitin-protein ligase RNF126 isoform X2, producing MAEAPPRPYRFFCHRCSAEISPRLPDYTCPRCESGFIEELPEERSTENGSASTSSSSDQNRPAFESMDHQHLFTFPSGYGPFALGIFDENFDLRTQLPTEDNRETENRREREMASRQRYSARQPRGRHVPRRQGTRHEGVPTLEGIIQQLVNGIIAPTAMPNMGMGPWGMLHSNPMDYAWGANGLDAIITQLLNQFENTGPPPADRERIKSLPTITITEEHMGAGLECPVCKEDYSVQENVRQLPCNHLFHNDCIVPWLEQHDTCPVCRKSLSGQNTATDPPGLSGMNFSPSSSSSSSPSSPSNENAARNS from the exons ATGGCTGAAGCTCCGCCACGGCCCTACCGGTTTTTTTGTCACCGGTGTTCAGCAGAGATTAGTCCGCGTTTACCG GACTACACCTGTCCACGCTGTGAATCTGGTTTCATTGAGGAACTGCCTGAGGAAAGAAG TACTGAAAATGGGTCCGCATCCACGTCCTCCTCCAGTGATCAGAACCGCCCAGCCTTTGAG AGCATGGATCACCAACACTTGTTCACATTTCCCTCGGGGTACGGTCCGTTCGCCCTTGGGATTTTTGATGAGAACTTTGACCTTCGAACGCAGCTACCCACAGAGGACAACCGAGAGACCGAAAacaggagagaaagggaaatgGCATCAAGGCAAAGATACAGCGCGCGGCAACCGCGCGGTCGACATGTTCCTCGACGACAGGGTACGCGCCATGAAGGAGTGCCCACATTAGAAGG AATTATCCAGCAGCTAGTAAATGGAATCATAGCACCTACAGCCATGCCAAATATGGGGATGGGACCATG GGGTATGCTACATTCCAATCCAATGGACTACGCCTGGGGTGCCAATGGTCTTGATGCTATCATTACACAg TTACTGAACCAGTTTGAAAACACAGGTCCCCCTCCGGCGGACAGAGAAAGGATAAAGAGTTTACCCACCATTACCATTACAGAGGAACATATGG gTGCTGGTTTAGAGTGTCCTGTGTGCAAAGAAGACTACAGCGTTCAGGAGAATGTTAGACAACTGCCATGCAATCATTTGTTTCACAATGACTGTATAGTACCATGGCTGGAACAG CACGATACGTGTCCTGTGTGCAGGAAGAGTCTTAGCGGTCAGAACACCGCCACGGACCCACCAGGGTTATCGGGGATGAACTTCTCTCCCTCgtcctcatcctcttcctcccccaGCTCACCTAGCAATGAGAATGCTGCCAGAAACTCCTAG